DNA sequence from the Leuconostoc lactis genome:
CCAATGATAAGATTTCTCATTATGGTATAATGATTTAGTAGATTACGGGGGTAACATGCGTCAAAAAGATTTTACAACAGAGGAATCAGCAGATTTGTTAGCGCAAATAACAGACCTGATTTTAGATAGTAGTATTCGTGAAGATGAACGGCAAATTTTACTAGTTGCTAAAGCGAGACTAGAAAAGCACCAGTATCTACCTAAAATTGTTGCTGATTTAAAAAATAGTTTAACACCATTAGCTGTGAAAAATAGCTTGTCTCAGAAGGTGGCACCGTTCTATCTTCAAATAACAAATTTCAAATATGCCGATAAATACATGGGGCTTGGATTTGGTTTCGGCATGAACTTTGGTGGTCATTGAGCTGGGGTTAGGATTAGTTCGATAGATTTGTGCTTTTGATGATTACCATCTACAATTTAGATACTAGCTTTGTTGATATGAAATTGTAGATTGACTAAATGTAGTAAGGACATTGAGATGATAGAAAAATACTCACAAAAAAGAGATGAAGTTTATGATCTTATGCGTGGTCAAAAATTTCGTGCGATTGGTCGATTAGTTATTGCGGTATTATATGATCTCCTTGTTATTGGAACACTTTTTATCCGAAAATCTTTGTGGGTGAACATAATACTGGTACTTTTGGCAGTAGTTGTTACA
Encoded proteins:
- a CDS encoding bacteriocin immunity protein, whose protein sequence is MRQKDFTTEESADLLAQITDLILDSSIREDERQILLVAKARLEKHQYLPKIVADLKNSLTPLAVKNSLSQKVAPFYLQITNFKYADKYMGLGFGFGMNFGGH